Proteins from a single region of Weeksella virosa DSM 16922:
- the metK gene encoding methionine adenosyltransferase: MSYLFTSESVSEGHPDKIADQISDAILDNYLALDKQSKVACETLVTTGQVVLAGEVKTKAFIDLQKITRQTISKIGYTKSEYMFDANSCGILSAIHEQSPEISQGVERDSDEEQGAGDQGMMFGYATNETENFMPLALDLSHKLLEELANIRKNESELLPYLRPDSKAQVTIEYDDNNKPIRIDTIVISTQHDDFANENAMQEKIKSDIINILIPRVKTQLPIHIRDLFDDDITYHINPTGKFVIGGPHGDTGLTGRKIIVDTYGGKGAHGGGAFSGKDPSKVDRSAAYAARHIAKNMVAAGVADEVLVQVSYAIGVAAPVSLLVNTNGTSKVNLTDSEISRKIQTLFDMRPFAIEQRLKLRNPIYEETASYGHMGRSPRIVTKTFKNTNSEEDLTVEVELFTWEKLDYVEKIQQEFNL, from the coding sequence ATGTCTTATTTATTTACTTCAGAGTCTGTTTCTGAAGGACATCCAGATAAAATTGCGGATCAAATTTCTGATGCTATTCTTGACAACTACCTCGCTTTGGATAAGCAAAGTAAGGTTGCTTGTGAAACTTTGGTAACCACAGGACAAGTGGTACTGGCCGGAGAAGTGAAAACAAAAGCCTTTATAGACTTACAAAAAATTACCCGACAAACCATCTCTAAAATTGGTTATACCAAAAGTGAGTATATGTTCGATGCAAACTCTTGTGGTATTCTCTCTGCGATCCATGAGCAATCTCCCGAAATTTCGCAAGGTGTAGAGCGCGATTCAGATGAAGAGCAAGGAGCTGGCGACCAAGGAATGATGTTTGGTTATGCCACGAATGAAACCGAAAATTTTATGCCACTAGCATTAGATTTATCGCATAAATTATTAGAAGAGTTAGCCAATATTCGCAAGAATGAATCAGAATTATTACCGTATTTAAGGCCAGACTCAAAGGCACAAGTAACTATAGAATACGATGATAATAATAAGCCAATTCGCATAGATACTATCGTAATTTCTACACAACACGACGACTTTGCGAACGAAAATGCAATGCAAGAAAAAATCAAGAGTGATATAATCAATATATTAATTCCACGCGTAAAAACTCAATTGCCTATTCATATTCGAGATCTTTTCGATGATGATATAACCTACCACATCAATCCTACCGGAAAATTTGTAATCGGTGGTCCACATGGAGACACAGGGCTAACCGGCAGAAAAATCATCGTAGACACCTACGGTGGTAAAGGCGCACACGGTGGAGGAGCTTTTTCTGGAAAAGACCCATCGAAAGTAGACCGTTCTGCTGCTTATGCTGCCCGACACATTGCCAAGAACATGGTTGCCGCAGGAGTTGCCGATGAGGTTTTGGTACAAGTTTCTTATGCTATTGGAGTTGCTGCTCCGGTTTCTCTCTTGGTCAATACCAATGGAACTTCTAAAGTAAATTTAACGGATTCTGAGATTTCTAGAAAAATCCAAACGTTATTTGATATGCGCCCATTTGCTATCGAGCAACGCTTAAAATTACGAAACCCAATATACGAAGAAACAGCAAGTTACGGCCACATGGGTAGAAGCCCGAGAATAGTTACTAAAACCTTTAAAAACACAAATAGTGAGGAAGATTTAACGGTTGAAGTTGAACTTTTCACATGGGAAAAATTAGACTATGTAGAAAAAATCCAACAGGAATTCAATTTATAA
- the fabG gene encoding 3-oxoacyl-[acyl-carrier-protein] reductase: protein MKLLEGKVAIVTGATRGIGKSIAQTFIEHGATVIFTYASSVEKASALEKELRELGTIKGYQSDAADYDAAQELVSEVINEFGRIDIVVNNAGITRDNLLMRMSLEDFDKVVQVNLNSAFNLTKAAIRPMMKQRNGVILNMSSIVGLKGNAGQANYAASKAGLIGFSKSVALELGSRNIRCNVIAPGFIETEMTEVLDEKTVEEWRNGIPLKRGGKPEDIANACLFLASDLANYITGQVISVDGGLHT from the coding sequence ATGAAATTACTCGAAGGAAAAGTAGCCATTGTTACTGGAGCAACAAGAGGGATTGGAAAAAGCATCGCCCAAACTTTTATAGAACATGGTGCAACTGTGATTTTTACCTATGCTTCATCGGTAGAAAAAGCAAGCGCTCTAGAGAAAGAATTAAGAGAGTTAGGAACAATAAAAGGATATCAATCAGATGCAGCAGATTATGATGCCGCACAAGAGTTGGTTTCAGAAGTAATTAATGAATTCGGAAGAATAGACATCGTTGTAAATAATGCAGGAATTACGCGCGACAACCTTTTGATGAGAATGTCTTTAGAAGATTTTGACAAAGTGGTACAAGTCAACCTCAATTCTGCATTTAACCTTACCAAAGCCGCTATTCGCCCTATGATGAAACAACGCAATGGTGTAATTCTCAACATGAGTTCTATCGTAGGGTTAAAAGGAAATGCCGGCCAGGCGAACTATGCAGCTTCTAAGGCTGGATTAATAGGTTTTTCTAAATCTGTTGCCCTCGAACTTGGTTCACGCAATATTCGTTGTAATGTAATTGCACCAGGATTTATAGAAACTGAAATGACCGAAGTTCTGGACGAAAAAACCGTTGAAGAATGGAGAAACGGAATTCCTCTGAAAAGAGGTGGAAAGCCAGAAGATATTGCCAACGCTTGTCTTTTCTTAGCTTCTGATCTAGCAAATTACATTACAGG